The following coding sequences lie in one Bordetella genomosp. 9 genomic window:
- a CDS encoding aminotransferase-like domain-containing protein, with amino-acid sequence MADPLFPDFRPVRDRANAATLVQQLVDAVARAIDTQALGPGMPLPSVREFARAHDVSTFTVASAYARLVAQGWLQARPGSGYRVAARMPASAAAPAPRAWEPPTPGAEWLLSDVFADHSIPVKSGCGWLPGEWLNEAGLHAGLRHVARLPGGQIAGYGHPYGYAPLRESVAGHVATLGMVADPGQVLLTQGVTHGLDIAIRTLLRPGDTVLVEQPCYANLLALVRLAGLRVVAVPRTPEGLELTRLEQAVQTHRPRAMIVNTVLQNPTGASLTMANAYQVLRIAEQNDCWIIEDDISRELLPGVAPVLAAMDGLRRVIYLSGYTKVISPSVRVGYAVAHPDVVRDMARTKMAVGLTSPEIMERVVHEALREGRYRAHVAGLRERLAVAHARVEQRLAALDMPVHVTPRAGLFLWAGLPPACAGTSADALAERALRDGIWLAPGSYFDAAQDDLPRIRLNVAYSDDDRLWRFLRHAAQKSDARRG; translated from the coding sequence ATGCCCTTGCCCTCGGTGCGCGAATTCGCGCGCGCGCATGACGTCAGCACTTTCACCGTGGCCAGCGCCTATGCCCGGCTGGTGGCCCAGGGATGGCTGCAGGCCCGGCCCGGCTCGGGGTATCGGGTGGCGGCGCGCATGCCGGCGTCCGCCGCCGCGCCGGCGCCGCGCGCGTGGGAGCCGCCCACCCCCGGCGCCGAATGGCTGCTGTCCGACGTGTTCGCCGATCATTCGATACCGGTGAAGTCCGGTTGCGGCTGGCTGCCGGGGGAGTGGCTGAACGAAGCCGGCCTGCATGCCGGCCTGCGGCATGTGGCCAGGCTTCCCGGCGGGCAGATCGCGGGCTATGGGCATCCCTACGGTTACGCGCCCTTGCGGGAAAGCGTGGCCGGCCATGTCGCCACGCTGGGCATGGTGGCCGACCCCGGCCAAGTGCTGCTGACCCAGGGTGTGACGCATGGCCTGGACATCGCCATCCGGACGCTGCTGCGGCCGGGCGATACGGTGTTGGTCGAACAGCCGTGCTACGCCAACCTGCTTGCGCTGGTGCGGCTGGCCGGGCTGCGTGTCGTGGCGGTGCCGCGCACGCCGGAAGGACTGGAACTGACGCGCCTGGAGCAGGCGGTCCAGACGCACCGTCCACGCGCCATGATCGTCAATACCGTCCTGCAGAACCCCACCGGCGCCAGCTTGACCATGGCCAACGCCTATCAGGTGCTGCGCATCGCCGAACAGAACGACTGCTGGATCATCGAGGACGACATCTCACGCGAATTGCTGCCCGGCGTCGCGCCTGTGCTGGCCGCGATGGACGGCCTGCGGCGCGTGATTTACCTGAGCGGCTATACCAAGGTCATCAGCCCCTCCGTACGCGTCGGGTACGCCGTCGCGCATCCGGACGTGGTGCGCGACATGGCGCGCACGAAGATGGCCGTCGGCCTGACGTCGCCGGAAATCATGGAACGGGTGGTGCACGAGGCCTTGCGCGAGGGCCGCTATCGCGCGCACGTCGCCGGCTTGCGAGAACGGCTGGCCGTGGCTCATGCGCGCGTCGAGCAGCGCCTGGCAGCACTGGACATGCCGGTGCACGTGACGCCGCGCGCGGGCTTGTTCCTGTGGGCGGGCCTGCCGCCGGCGTGCGCCGGCACCAGCGCGGACGCGCTCGCCGAACGCGCGCTGCGCGACGGTATCTGGCTGGCGCCGGGATCGTACTTCGACGCCGCCCAGGACGATTTGCCGCGCATCCGCCTGAATGTCGCATATTCCGACGACGACCGGCTATGGCGTTTCCTGCGCCATGCCGCGCAGAAGAGCGACGCCCGGCGCGGATGA
- a CDS encoding dihydrofolate reductase, translating to MTQQGGHTQPGADTDADQARAHPAGQATNAQSSFGAAPRLTLVVAYARNRVIGRDNGLPWKLPGDLAHFKRTTLGRPIVMGRKTWESLGRPLPGRTNIVVTRNAGYAAAGATVVPDIDAALRACAGTDEIFVIGGAQIYAAVVDRADRIVATEVQADVDGDAFFPYLPSFQWRETSRAPQPAENGYAYDFVTYERVRQSG from the coding sequence ATGACGCAGCAGGGCGGACACACGCAGCCGGGCGCTGACACAGACGCGGACCAGGCGCGGGCCCACCCGGCCGGACAAGCGACAAACGCGCAGTCTTCATTTGGAGCCGCGCCGCGGCTGACGCTGGTGGTGGCGTACGCCCGCAATCGCGTCATCGGCCGGGACAACGGCCTGCCGTGGAAATTGCCGGGCGATCTGGCGCATTTCAAGCGGACGACGCTCGGGCGCCCCATCGTGATGGGCCGCAAGACCTGGGAGTCTCTGGGACGGCCGCTGCCGGGACGGACCAACATCGTCGTTACCCGCAATGCCGGCTATGCTGCCGCCGGCGCCACCGTGGTGCCGGACATCGACGCCGCGCTGCGTGCCTGCGCCGGCACGGACGAGATCTTCGTCATCGGCGGCGCGCAGATCTATGCCGCGGTGGTCGACCGCGCCGACCGCATCGTCGCCACCGAAGTGCAGGCGGACGTGGACGGCGATGCGTTCTTCCCCTATCTGCCGTCCTTCCAGTGGCGCGAGACCTCGCGCGCGCCGCAGCCGGCGGAAAACGGCTACGCCTACGACTTCGTCACGTACGAGCGGGTCCGCCAGTCCGGATAG
- a CDS encoding thymidylate synthase: MRQYEDFMRHVYEHGVTKTDRTGTGTRSVFGYQMRFDLSQGFPLVTTKKLHTKSIFIELLWFLRGDSNVRWLQERGVTIWDEWADAQGDLGPVYGVQWRSWPTPDGGHIDQISQLIEQIRRTPDSRRLIVSAWNVADIPNMALPPCHAFMQFYVADGKLSCQLYQRSADIFLGVPFNIASYALLTHMIAQQCDLDVGDFVWTGGDCHIYSNHFEQVELQLSREPYPYPKLRIKRKPASIFDYEYEDFEVADYQCHPHIKAPVAV, from the coding sequence ATGCGCCAATACGAAGATTTCATGCGCCATGTCTACGAGCATGGCGTCACCAAAACGGACCGAACGGGCACCGGCACGCGGTCCGTATTCGGCTACCAGATGCGGTTCGACCTGTCGCAGGGCTTTCCCCTGGTCACGACGAAGAAGCTGCACACCAAAAGCATCTTCATAGAGCTGCTGTGGTTCCTGCGCGGCGACAGCAACGTCCGGTGGCTGCAGGAGCGCGGCGTCACCATCTGGGACGAATGGGCCGATGCGCAAGGCGACCTGGGTCCGGTGTACGGCGTCCAGTGGCGCTCCTGGCCCACGCCGGACGGCGGACACATCGACCAGATATCCCAATTGATCGAGCAGATCCGCCGCACGCCCGATTCCCGCCGCCTGATCGTGTCGGCCTGGAACGTCGCGGACATCCCCAATATGGCGCTGCCGCCATGCCATGCCTTCATGCAGTTCTACGTGGCGGACGGCAAGCTGTCCTGCCAGCTGTACCAGCGCAGCGCGGATATTTTCCTGGGCGTGCCCTTCAACATCGCCAGCTACGCCTTGCTGACGCACATGATCGCGCAGCAATGCGATCTGGACGTGGGCGACTTCGTGTGGACCGGTGGCGATTGCCACATCTATAGCAATCATTTCGAGCAGGTCGAGCTGCAGCTTTCGCGCGAACCCTACCCTTATCCCAAGCTGCGGATCAAGCGCAAGCCCGCGTCCATCTTCGACTATGAGTACGAAGATTTCGAAGTCGCGGACTATCAGTGCCATCCGCACATCAAGGCGCCGGTGGCGGTATGA
- a CDS encoding OsmC family protein yields the protein MECTIDWGGPSGMLFVATSGSGHVAVMDGAVDGGGHDLAFRPMEMVLAGTGGCTAYDVVLILKRGRHAVTGCSVKLQAERAATDPKVFTRIHFAFTVTGHKLPRAAVERAVQLSHEKYCSASAMLAKTAELTFSVDVVEAGAPADSAAGAS from the coding sequence ATGGAATGCACCATCGATTGGGGCGGCCCTTCGGGCATGCTGTTCGTGGCCACGTCCGGCAGCGGGCATGTCGCCGTCATGGACGGCGCTGTGGATGGCGGGGGCCATGATCTGGCTTTCCGGCCGATGGAAATGGTTCTGGCGGGCACGGGCGGCTGCACCGCCTACGACGTTGTGCTCATCCTCAAGCGCGGCCGCCATGCCGTCACAGGCTGCAGCGTGAAACTCCAGGCTGAGCGGGCCGCCACCGACCCCAAGGTGTTCACCCGCATCCATTTCGCCTTTACTGTGACGGGCCACAAACTGCCACGCGCAGCGGTGGAGCGGGCCGTACAACTGTCCCATGAGAAGTACTGCTCGGCCTCGGCCATGCTCGCGAAGACGGCAGAATTGACGTTTTCCGTGGACGTCGTGGAAGCCGGCGCGCCGGCGGACTCGGCTGCCGGCGCTTCCTGA
- the coq7 gene encoding 2-polyprenyl-3-methyl-6-methoxy-1,4-benzoquinone monooxygenase yields the protein MPSPQSSLAKYPQLVRRAGPLDALLGEADRALRVLAGGSSAGRPYPAGAEVPENLSPPERRHAAGLMRVNHVGEVCAQALYRGQALGCADEAAKRMFHEAAAEEVDHLAWCEQRLRELQSRPSLLNPFWYAGSFGLGLLASRAGVRRNLGFMAETERQVEAHLDSHLKRLPAGDARSRQVVDQMKQDEIGHRVSAERAGAASLPLPVRGAMRLLSRVMTGTAYWL from the coding sequence ATGCCATCGCCGCAGTCGTCGCTCGCCAAATACCCGCAGCTGGTTCGCCGTGCGGGGCCGCTGGACGCTTTGTTGGGAGAGGCCGATCGCGCCCTGCGGGTGCTGGCGGGGGGATCGTCGGCGGGGCGGCCCTATCCGGCGGGGGCTGAAGTGCCGGAGAACCTGAGCCCGCCGGAGCGGCGGCATGCGGCCGGGCTGATGCGGGTCAATCACGTGGGCGAGGTATGCGCCCAGGCGCTGTACCGCGGGCAGGCATTGGGATGCGCCGACGAAGCGGCCAAACGGATGTTTCACGAGGCCGCTGCCGAGGAAGTGGACCACCTGGCGTGGTGCGAGCAGCGCCTGCGGGAGCTGCAAAGCCGTCCCAGCCTGTTGAATCCCTTCTGGTACGCGGGTTCCTTCGGGCTTGGTCTGCTGGCGAGCCGGGCCGGGGTGCGGCGCAACCTCGGATTCATGGCCGAGACGGAGAGGCAGGTGGAAGCGCACCTGGACAGCCACCTGAAGCGCTTGCCGGCGGGCGACGCCCGCTCCAGGCAGGTGGTGGATCAGATGAAGCAGGACGAGATCGGCCACCGGGTCAGCGCCGAGCGCGCCGGCGCGGCGTCGTTGCCCTTGCCGGTGCGCGGCGCCATGCGTTTGCTGTCCCGTGTAATGACCGGCACCGCTTACTGGCTGTGA
- the tviB gene encoding Vi polysaccharide biosynthesis UDP-N-acetylglucosamine C-6 dehydrogenase TviB: MLRIQDVQLAVVGLGYVGLPLAVEFGKKRPVLGFDINAHRIEELKRGQDHTLEVEAAELAAATHLSYTNDAAALAAANVYIVTVPTPIDAYKQPDLTPLRKASETIGRVLKRGDIVIYESTVYPGATEEECVPVLERVSGLAFNRDFFAGYSPERINPGDKSHRVSTIKKVTSGSTPEVADLVDALYAEIVTAGTHKAASIRVAEAAKVIENTQRDVNIALINELALIFNKMGIDTEAVLQAAGTKWNFLPFRPGLVGGHCIGVDPYYLTHKAQSLGYHPEIILAGRRLNDAMGSYVVSQLVKAMTKRRIHVQGARVLVMGLTFKENCPDLRNTRVVDILRELREYGVEADVHDPWVDPAEAQAEYGVTPVADPERGRYDGIVLAVAHRQFAEMGAARIRAFGKPQHVLYDLKYVLAPEESDLRL; encoded by the coding sequence ATGTTGCGCATTCAGGATGTCCAGCTCGCCGTCGTCGGGCTGGGGTATGTGGGGCTGCCCCTGGCCGTGGAGTTCGGCAAGAAGCGTCCCGTCCTGGGATTCGACATCAACGCGCACCGCATCGAAGAACTGAAGCGCGGACAGGACCACACGCTGGAGGTGGAGGCCGCCGAACTGGCCGCGGCCACCCATCTGAGCTACACCAACGACGCCGCGGCGCTGGCCGCCGCGAACGTCTACATCGTGACGGTGCCTACCCCCATCGATGCCTACAAGCAGCCGGACCTGACGCCGCTGCGCAAGGCCAGCGAGACCATCGGGCGCGTCCTGAAGCGAGGCGACATCGTCATCTACGAGTCCACGGTCTATCCGGGCGCAACCGAAGAAGAATGCGTGCCCGTGCTGGAACGCGTGTCGGGCCTCGCCTTCAACCGGGATTTCTTCGCGGGCTACAGCCCCGAACGCATCAATCCCGGAGACAAATCGCACCGGGTCAGCACGATCAAGAAGGTCACATCGGGATCGACGCCGGAAGTGGCCGACCTGGTCGATGCGCTATATGCGGAAATCGTGACGGCCGGCACGCACAAAGCCGCGTCGATCCGCGTGGCGGAGGCCGCCAAGGTCATCGAGAACACGCAGCGCGACGTCAATATCGCCCTGATCAACGAACTGGCGTTGATCTTCAACAAAATGGGCATCGACACCGAAGCCGTGTTGCAGGCGGCCGGCACGAAGTGGAACTTTCTGCCTTTCCGCCCCGGGCTGGTGGGCGGACACTGCATCGGCGTGGATCCGTACTACCTGACGCACAAGGCGCAGAGCCTGGGCTATCACCCGGAGATCATCCTGGCCGGGCGCCGTTTGAACGACGCCATGGGCAGCTATGTGGTGTCGCAGCTGGTGAAGGCGATGACCAAGCGCCGCATCCATGTGCAGGGCGCGCGCGTGCTGGTCATGGGCCTGACTTTCAAGGAAAACTGCCCCGACCTGCGCAACACGCGCGTCGTCGATATCCTGCGCGAGCTGCGCGAATACGGCGTGGAGGCGGACGTTCACGATCCCTGGGTGGATCCGGCCGAGGCGCAAGCGGAATACGGCGTCACCCCTGTGGCCGACCCCGAGCGCGGGCGCTACGATGGCATCGTTCTTGCGGTAGCGCATCGGCAGTTCGCCGAGATGGGGGCGGCGCGGATCCGCGCCTTCGGGAAGCCGCAGCATGTGCTGTACGACCTGAAATACGTGCTTGCTCCCGAGGAATCCGACCTGCGCCTTTGA
- a CDS encoding SDR family oxidoreductase, with protein sequence MTHRYQQITEDLRRSPRTWLVTGCAGFIGSNLLETLLKLDQTVVGLDNFATGYQHNLDEVMELVSAEQWGRFTFVEGDIRDLDTCRRAVTGVDFVLHQAALGSVPRSLKDPITTNAVNVDGFLNMLVAARDARVHGFVYAASSSTYGDHPALPKVESNIGNPLSPYAVTKYVNELYADVFARSYGFGSIGLRYFNVFGKRQDPNGAYAAVIPKWIGAMIRGEDVVINGDGETSRDFCFVENAVQANLLAALAQPEGVNQVYNVACNARTSLNQLFEHLRNQLAKHGVNYDKPPVYGDFRPGDVRHSQADIGKANDLLGYKPMHDIIEGLEVAMPWYTQFLR encoded by the coding sequence ATGACGCACCGCTATCAACAAATCACCGAAGACCTGCGCCGATCGCCGCGTACGTGGCTGGTGACCGGCTGCGCCGGTTTCATCGGTTCGAACCTCCTGGAAACGTTGCTGAAACTGGACCAGACCGTTGTCGGCCTGGACAATTTCGCCACCGGTTACCAGCACAATCTCGACGAAGTGATGGAGCTGGTGTCGGCGGAACAATGGGGCCGCTTTACCTTCGTCGAGGGCGACATCCGGGACCTCGATACCTGCCGGCGCGCTGTCACGGGCGTGGATTTCGTGCTGCATCAGGCCGCTCTCGGCTCGGTGCCGCGCTCCTTGAAGGACCCGATCACCACCAATGCCGTCAATGTCGATGGCTTCCTCAACATGCTGGTGGCCGCGCGCGATGCACGGGTGCACGGCTTTGTCTATGCCGCATCCAGTTCGACCTACGGCGACCATCCGGCGCTGCCCAAGGTCGAATCCAACATCGGGAACCCGTTGTCGCCCTACGCGGTCACCAAGTACGTGAACGAGCTGTATGCGGACGTCTTCGCCCGTTCGTACGGCTTCGGCAGCATCGGCCTGCGGTATTTCAACGTATTCGGCAAGCGGCAGGACCCCAACGGCGCCTATGCGGCGGTCATTCCCAAATGGATAGGGGCGATGATCCGCGGCGAGGACGTGGTCATCAACGGCGACGGCGAAACCAGCCGGGACTTCTGCTTTGTGGAAAATGCGGTCCAGGCCAACCTGCTGGCCGCGCTGGCCCAGCCCGAAGGCGTGAATCAGGTCTATAACGTGGCCTGCAATGCACGAACCAGCTTGAACCAGCTTTTCGAGCATCTGAGAAACCAGTTGGCCAAGCACGGCGTGAACTACGACAAGCCGCCGGTCTATGGCGATTTCCGCCCGGGCGACGTGCGCCATTCGCAGGCCGACATCGGCAAGGCGAACGACCTGCTGGGATACAAGCCCATGCACGACATCATCGAGGGCCTGGAAGTGGCGATGCCCTGGTATACGCAGTTCCTGCGCTAG
- a CDS encoding phosphomannomutase/phosphoglucomutase, with the protein MANASSFPASIFKAYDIRGTVPDLLNARFARELGLALAARAREKGISELVIGRDGRLSSEELSLALQEGLNAGGVDTLDIGQVPTPLVYFGAFTEKTGSGVAVTGSHNPPKYNGFKMMLGGAALYGADIQKLREAMEAAGGQPPAGVTPGKRRTLDIVPRYLERILGDVKLARPMKIAIDCGNGVAGAVAPRLFREMGCEVTELFCDVDGNFPNHHPDPADPHNLEDLIQCLKTTDCELGLAFDGDGDRLGVVTKSGQIIWPDRQLILYARDVLARNPGATIIYDVKCSRHVGLAVKEAGGQPLMWQTGHSLVKAKLAEMGAPLAGEMSGHIFFKERWYGFDDGLYTGARLLEILSREADPSVVLEALPQAMSTPELKLEMQEGEPFALIKALQEKGQFEGATQVVTIDGVRAEYPDGFGLARPSNTTPVVVLRFEADNEAALARIQEDFRKQLQALKPDVKLPF; encoded by the coding sequence GTGGCTAATGCGTCGTCTTTTCCGGCCTCGATTTTCAAGGCGTACGACATACGCGGCACCGTGCCCGATTTGCTCAACGCCCGTTTCGCGCGGGAACTTGGATTGGCGCTGGCGGCGCGCGCGCGGGAAAAAGGCATTTCCGAACTCGTGATCGGCCGCGACGGCCGCCTGAGCAGCGAAGAACTGTCGCTGGCCCTGCAGGAGGGGCTGAACGCGGGCGGCGTGGACACGCTGGACATCGGCCAGGTTCCCACGCCGCTCGTCTATTTCGGCGCCTTCACCGAAAAAACCGGCTCGGGCGTGGCGGTCACGGGCAGCCACAACCCGCCCAAGTACAACGGCTTCAAGATGATGCTGGGCGGCGCCGCCCTGTATGGCGCCGACATCCAGAAGCTGCGCGAAGCCATGGAAGCCGCGGGCGGCCAGCCGCCTGCCGGCGTCACGCCCGGCAAACGCCGCACGCTGGACATCGTGCCGCGGTATCTCGAGCGCATCCTGGGCGACGTCAAGCTTGCCCGGCCCATGAAGATCGCGATCGACTGCGGCAACGGCGTGGCCGGAGCTGTGGCGCCGCGCCTGTTTCGCGAAATGGGGTGCGAAGTCACCGAGCTGTTCTGCGACGTTGACGGCAACTTCCCGAATCACCATCCCGATCCGGCCGATCCGCACAATCTGGAAGACCTGATCCAGTGCCTGAAGACGACGGATTGCGAATTGGGGCTGGCCTTCGACGGCGACGGCGACCGGCTCGGCGTGGTTACCAAGTCGGGCCAGATCATCTGGCCGGACCGCCAGCTGATCCTCTACGCGCGCGACGTGCTGGCGCGCAATCCCGGCGCCACCATCATCTATGACGTGAAGTGCAGCCGGCACGTGGGCCTGGCGGTGAAAGAGGCCGGCGGCCAGCCCCTGATGTGGCAGACGGGCCATTCGCTGGTCAAGGCCAAGCTGGCCGAAATGGGCGCGCCGCTGGCCGGTGAGATGAGCGGGCACATCTTCTTCAAGGAGCGCTGGTACGGCTTCGACGACGGCCTTTATACCGGCGCGCGGCTGCTCGAAATCCTTTCTCGCGAAGCGGACCCGTCGGTGGTCCTCGAAGCCCTGCCGCAAGCCATGTCCACGCCCGAACTGAAACTGGAAATGCAGGAAGGCGAGCCTTTCGCGCTGATCAAGGCCCTGCAGGAGAAAGGCCAGTTCGAAGGCGCAACCCAGGTGGTGACCATCGACGGCGTACGCGCGGAGTATCCGGACGGCTTCGGCCTGGCCCGGCCGTCGAACACGACGCCGGTCGTCGTGCTGCGTTTCGAAGCCGACAATGAAGCCGCCCTGGCGCGCATCCAGGAGGACTTCCGCAAGCAGTTGCAGGCGCTGAAGCCCGACGTCAAGCTGCCGTTCTAG
- a CDS encoding FAD-binding oxidoreductase has protein sequence MTFLAELQALLGAGNVLTGDDADPYVVDWRKRYRGRALAVARPDSTDSVAAVIRLCARHGVPVVPQGGNTGLCGGATPFDDGKALVLSLARLNRVRAIDNDNDTITVEAGCVLQAVQQAAEAAGRLFPLSLAAEGSCTIGGNLATNAGGTQVLRYGNTRDLTLGLEVVTADGEIWHGLRGLRKDNTGYDLRDLYIGSEGTLGVITAATLKLFPLPVARCTALLAVPSVEAGVQLLGRARNGFGAALTGFELMAGNCLQAVVRLFPQQRLPFSGEAAQSPWFALLELSDSESESHARERFEAVLGEAIEAGLASDAAIAENVAQSRALWHLRESIPLAEAELGKSIKHDVSVPISRIADFVRTTNGLLQARFPGVGHVIFGHLGDGNLHYNVTRAPDQDETALLALQPQVYQVVHDSVHAHGGSISAEHGVGQLKVDELPRYKDPVELALMRRLKQALDPAGIMNPGKVVRV, from the coding sequence ATGACTTTTCTAGCCGAACTTCAAGCCCTGCTTGGCGCCGGGAATGTGCTGACCGGCGACGACGCCGACCCGTATGTCGTTGACTGGCGCAAGCGCTACCGCGGCCGCGCGCTGGCCGTGGCGCGGCCGGACTCCACGGACAGCGTCGCTGCCGTCATCCGCCTGTGCGCCCGGCACGGCGTGCCGGTGGTGCCCCAGGGGGGCAATACCGGCCTGTGCGGCGGCGCCACCCCCTTTGACGACGGCAAGGCGCTGGTGCTGTCCCTGGCGCGGCTCAACCGGGTGCGCGCCATCGACAACGACAACGACACCATCACCGTGGAAGCCGGATGCGTGCTGCAGGCGGTGCAGCAGGCCGCCGAAGCAGCGGGCCGTCTTTTTCCGCTGAGCCTTGCCGCCGAAGGCAGCTGCACCATCGGCGGCAACCTGGCGACCAACGCCGGCGGCACGCAGGTGCTGCGGTACGGCAATACGCGCGACCTGACGCTGGGCCTGGAAGTCGTCACGGCGGACGGCGAGATCTGGCATGGGCTGCGGGGGCTGCGCAAGGACAACACCGGTTATGACCTGCGCGACCTTTACATCGGCAGCGAAGGCACCCTGGGCGTCATCACCGCGGCGACCTTGAAGCTCTTCCCGCTGCCGGTGGCGCGCTGCACGGCCTTGCTGGCCGTGCCCAGCGTGGAGGCGGGGGTCCAGCTGCTGGGGCGGGCGCGCAACGGCTTCGGCGCGGCGCTCACCGGCTTCGAACTGATGGCTGGCAACTGCCTGCAGGCGGTGGTGCGGCTGTTCCCGCAACAGCGGCTGCCGTTCAGCGGCGAGGCGGCGCAGTCGCCCTGGTTCGCGCTGCTGGAGCTGTCCGACAGCGAAAGCGAAAGCCATGCGCGCGAGCGCTTCGAGGCCGTGCTGGGCGAGGCCATCGAAGCCGGCCTGGCCTCGGACGCCGCCATCGCGGAAAACGTCGCGCAAAGCCGCGCCCTGTGGCATTTGCGCGAAAGCATCCCACTGGCGGAAGCGGAGCTGGGCAAATCCATCAAGCACGACGTTTCCGTTCCCATTTCGCGCATCGCGGATTTCGTACGCACGACCAACGGCCTGCTCCAGGCCCGCTTCCCCGGTGTCGGCCATGTGATCTTCGGCCATCTGGGAGACGGCAATCTGCATTACAACGTCACGCGCGCCCCGGATCAGGACGAAACGGCGCTGCTTGCGCTGCAGCCGCAGGTCTATCAGGTGGTGCACGACAGCGTGCACGCGCATGGCGGGTCGATCAGCGCCGAGCACGGCGTGGGACAACTGAAGGTGGACGAGCTGCCGCGCTACAAGGACCCGGTCGAGCTGGCGCTGATGCGGCGGTTGAAGCAGGCGCTGGATCCCGCCGGCATCATGAACCCCGGCAAGGTGGTTCGGGTTTGA
- a CDS encoding response regulator transcription factor: MSPTTPPAGHYRVLIVEDDATIAGNLYSFLETRGFVPDAAYDGRAALAMLTSQHFDAVVLDVGLPGMDGYGVLRALRTEHMLPVPVLVLTARDELEDKLAGFSHGADDYLTKPFALAEVEARLHALIHRASGTVGNPVRRWGPLSYDSRTRMVSVNGKPVHLPRKSCVIIDALLRDPGRVVPRSELESLLWGNEPPSSDALRSQVHLLRKALSDAGFDGIETVHGTGWRLVADVDGAAS, translated from the coding sequence ATGAGTCCCACGACGCCGCCCGCCGGGCATTACCGCGTTTTGATCGTGGAGGACGACGCCACGATCGCGGGCAACCTCTACAGCTTCCTGGAAACGCGCGGCTTCGTGCCGGACGCCGCCTATGACGGCCGGGCGGCGCTGGCGATGCTCACGTCCCAGCATTTCGATGCGGTGGTGCTCGACGTCGGCCTGCCGGGCATGGACGGCTATGGCGTGCTGCGGGCGCTGCGCACGGAGCATATGCTGCCGGTTCCCGTGCTGGTGCTGACCGCGCGCGACGAACTGGAAGACAAGCTCGCCGGGTTCTCGCACGGCGCCGACGATTACCTGACCAAGCCGTTCGCGCTTGCCGAGGTCGAAGCGCGCCTGCATGCGCTGATCCATCGGGCCAGCGGCACGGTGGGCAACCCGGTGCGCCGCTGGGGGCCGCTCAGCTACGACAGCCGCACGCGCATGGTGTCCGTGAACGGCAAGCCGGTGCATCTGCCGCGCAAGTCCTGCGTCATCATCGACGCCCTGTTGCGCGATCCCGGCCGCGTGGTGCCGCGCTCTGAGCTGGAAAGCCTGCTCTGGGGAAACGAGCCGCCTTCCTCCGACGCCCTGCGCAGCCAGGTGCACCTGTTGCGCAAGGCGCTGTCCGATGCCGGCTTCGACGGCATCGAAACCGTGCATGGCACCGGCTGGCGGTTGGTCGCCGATGTCGACGGCGCAGCGTCATGA